The DNA segment TTGTGATGGTGAGTGCTGATAACAAACTCAAGATCCTCATTAGCATCATTCCTCAACCCTCATACTCATAGATGGGCTACTCAGATGCCCATATATCAAGTTTCTGCCATTGTTgcacaataaataaaaaaatgtttGCTTGAATAACTTGATTTCCATAGATCAATTGATTGCATGTTACTCAAAATTAAACATCATAAAACAACTTACCAACCCTGCGTATATTTTCTGTGCGATCTTCTGTTGAAAATCCAAGATCTTTGTTCAATCCATGCCTAAGGTTGTCACCATCAAGTACATAAGCAAGCTTACTTCTTGAATATAGCTCTTGATCCAATGTACATGCTAAAGTGCTTTTCCCTGGATTAAAATTTacaaattttaaaagaaaataaaagaaacaatGATAGGTTATTTTCTACATGAACCCTTATTTGAAGATTTCAGCGCTTAAAAAAGAAGCAATTAACTATAAAGTTCAAACCAATCCTAACTAAAATCATCGGCTTTATGAAattgcaaaagacagttttggttACATTGCCAAGTTGATCAAATAAATAGTAGATGTGAAATTAAGATCCCTACCTAGAGAGTTTTTCTGAATTAGGGGCAATTAGTGAATGAGGTTCAGGCCAATCTGAGTCTATACAGGgtctatttttctttatatattttttcagaATTTATGTTTTAAATAGGGAAAAACCATAACATGAAAATTACAATAATAATACGAAAAAGTGCAAATAAAAGATCATGATTCCACAAATAACATATCTTCTGGAGATGAAAAACATATAATATCATAGGAGCATTTTTCAAGAATGCCGATGTAACATTTGGAAGTGTGGTAATCattcgaagaaaaaaaaaaatcaaggtctCTATGCAACAATCTTGCtgcaatataaaaaaataaataatctcaaCTTTTACTATATTATAGTATGCCTTACTGATTCAAATCAGAGCGTAACATTCAGTGATAGCAATGTCAGTCTAGTTCAGATATACTATTAAAAAACTAGTTAACAACAAACCCTAGGTCTTTAAAACAACCTtggatgataaaaaaatttatctaaGGCGAGCATAACCAAAAAAGAATTCAAGTCCAAGTTTCCTTATATAATTGGCGAGCTCATTCACTTTAGCTTAAATTTTCAATAACAAACAATTGCACGGATATTGTTGCAGAATTAAGAGAAAACAAATGGGTTAACCTGTATTACTCAGGAAATAACTTCCTAGTTTGGACGTGGAATCTGTTGTAGAGGAAGATAGTGAAAATTTTTCACTTTAGCTTAGATTTTCGATGTCAAACAATTGCGCTGATATTGTTGCACAATTAAGATAAAACAAATGGGATAGCCTGTATTACCCAGGAACTAACTTCCTAATTTGGACACGGAATCTGTTGTAGAGGAAGATAGCTAGTAACCACTGAGCTAAAGCTTAACTTGTTATTCTCAGAAGTTTATCAAAAATTGTGAATCTAAAATGTGGTTTCATCACATAATCATAAGAATTGCTATGAGTAACAGTATAAAGATGCATTATGTACACAACCATTCTACTCATAAGAGTAAGAACACTGCATACATTGACCCTTCTCAGAATCTCTAACAGAAGACTTGTGCATCGGGTTCACCTATATTTTGGTAAAAAGATGTGATGGTTCATGTCAATTCATCCTTTTTAAACTGCAAACAAGGTGCATAAAATGCAATAGGGAAATTATAAACTTAATGACATCTAGACATGGTGACTAATGTACCAAAGATAACTTCCACTAGAAGAAGAAAAGGCATGCAATAATCTTGATTAAAATCAGTATATCTGTAGCCCACCGTTCAACAAATGATGCAAATTTGAAATTTTCACAGAGAAGAGTTGAGGTTGCGAATTTAATTATCAGATTGGTTCCTAGACATCCTAGACAATTCCTAATAACCTAATCTTCAGCACAAAGTTATACCAAAAGGGCATGGATTTGCAACAACACTAATATAAGTTTTTATGCCACTCAAGGACTCATCGTTTTTTCGATATTTATTACTGAAAATACAACTTTCCGTTGGATAGCTGACTTCCGTTTCGAGATGTTTCGGATCATGCCCGGCGCTGCACTGATCGTTGAAGAAAAAaaatgacaaaagaaaaaaaaaacataaaaatcgCAACAAATCCGAAACCTGAGCCGCTAAGACCGGTGATCCAAACGACGCAGCCCTTCTGTTTCAGCAGCTTCTGCCGATCGAGCTTCCCCACCGAACATTCTTGCCAGAAAATGTTCGTCGACTTGCCGACAGCGGACATCGAGGTAACTCTGCAATCGCGAAGAATGCCGACGCAAAAAAAATATCAGCGGTAACAGAGCCCAACACTCCCTCCCCCCGAACCCCCCAAACCCCGAACAAAAAGGCAACTACCCCACAAGAAATCTCCACCAAGAATCGATCGTAATCCTTCCCCTCAAGAAATATCCCCTCAATCCTCGATACCACCGCCAAGGATCGATCGAAACAGGAGGAAAGGGGAGATCATCTACCTAATCGTCTTGGGATGGGAAGTGATCCGTGCTTCTCCCTCGTTTGATGACTATTATTCGTTCAAACGTAcagctatatatatatagaaaagaagGGCGAGCAGAAGATCCGATGAATCTGCCGGTGAATCCGTACGACTCGGAATCGGTCGCAAAGCGCCAACGAACTGCTCCCGTTGATTTAACGGGTCTGCACATATCTGCCGTTACAATCTCAGTATACACACTCTTCTAAGTGATGGCCTGATGGGGAATATAACTGTAATACTCACTGTAATACTCTTAATGTATTTAGCTATTACAAATGTATTTTTCAGTGTATATTTGGTGTATTTAAGTGTCACTTAGAAGACAAGTAATAAAAGTATAGAAAGAAATTCTTCGAAATTACGATTTTGATTATTCTGTGATTTTAAGTACTaacaattatttattatttattaatatttttcttatttatctgATTTGAAATTATCTTTCTCCcattttaatttttagaaatcGAAATCGAACCGATTATTCGGTTCCGGTTCAATTTAAAATTATCGAACTATTGATGTGgttcgatttgatttgaatcgaaCCACGATGATCCTATTATGAAGCCCTCCTGTTGCGTCCCCATTTCACAGAACCAAGAATCGATTCGCGTGTTGGTCGAACCGATTCTATTCCTCCCCCAGAAACCGAATCAATTTGGGCTACAAAAGTATTCCAATCACGAACGAACGAACCAACAAACAAACAAACCGATCCTTGCCTGCTTCGAGTCCACAATCGCGAGCTCCGTCCCCAACAGTTCGTCGCACCCATCCCACGAATTTGAGGGCGAGAGATGGACGACGCGGCGATTGCCGGTTCCCGCCCTGCTCTGTTGATCACCAACGACGACGGAATCGACGCCCCGGGGCTCCGCTTCCTCGTTGACCTCCTCGTCGCCGCCGATCGGTACCGCGTCCTCGTCTGCGCTCCTGATTCGTGGGTCCAACTCCTTGTCTTCTGTGGCTGATCTTATAATTTTCGTGTTTGTTGCTCTTTCTAACGTTCCTTGTAGTATCCGTCAGAAGGATTCAATGGATGTATGCCTGTCTCTAGTTAGATATAGTTGCGAAATTGTGCAAATCGATATcttttttggtagttattttccTTTTGTCTGCGTTTAAATCGTTGATGCTTTTGATGAGAAGTTAGTGGTGATTGAAAGGGTGACATCGTGCTATTTCTTACACTTCTTTTGTTTTGAAGTATCTCGTCATATCTGTTAGAAGAACGAAATGGATCCACATTTTCGtttattttttgttatatatGATGACAAAATGGTGCGAATTGATTATTTTACTAGTTATTTTTGTTTCAATCGCGTTGAATTTGGTGACGTTTTCTGATGCGAACTTGGTGGTGTTTGAAATGGTGGCATTGTGCCATTTCGCACGCAGAGTGAAGAAATAGTGTAGCGAATTCTTGGACTACGTATTTTGGAATATTGGAATTACAATGTAATTGTTCAGTGTCGGACATCTtcgttttgtttctttttgtgtTTTTTAAAGTGGAGGTTAGAAAGTTGAAATTTGCTAAAACAGAGGCTGACTGCTGCAGTTTATGGCGCTGAGTGACTTCCAATGTATCTAACTTCTTCTTTGTGCTTTTTACCAGCCTTGTTGATCACATCTCATATGCTGATGCCAGTGCTACAAACCGATCTTTCATGGCTATTTACAATTGTTGATATGTGCCACATGTCCTGTCTCAATATGAAATGTTCCCTTGTTGCTAGGTTGATTCAGACCAAGCCACTGGTAACCAGCATCACATAGGCCCTTTTGCACCCTTTAGTTAGGTTTGTATCTGGATGTAGTCAAAATATGAAAACCAGGAATCCTGCTTTGTGGTTTAAGCAGGGACGGATTTAGATCTGTTGGTTTCAGATGGTACATTGGTCTGACTATTATCACAGACATCTGATTTGATAGTAGTAGAAATGACTCTACCCTGCGCTTATCATGCTGATATACAATAGTTCTTGTTCAGAATTGTGGTTACCTCTCTGTATTAACTGCAAAATGGTTTGGTGCACAAAATGAGATAATAATCAGAATGCACCCTCCATGAAATGTTAAATCATCTCTTAATAAATTTTCAGGGATAAGTCAGGTGTTGGACATTGCATTACTTGGCATCGTGCTCTTAGTGCCAAACGTGCTGAGATTATGGGTGCTACAGCTTTTGCAGTATCAGGTTCTCCTATCTGTCTCGTTTATATATTGCTTATTGATTCTTTTGTGTATAAGTAAATCtttttttcatcaaaaaattatccATTACCATTCTGAATGTTGATGCCACTGTTGATGTTTTATCTTCTTTAAGGCAATTCTAAGAAGCCAAATCTCAATGGTTTTGAAGCCTAAGTATATTTCTGCTACAGTTTGCCTATGGTCATTCTGTGCTCTATAGTTTTTAACGTTAAACAATGTAGCCACTAACATGATTTTGCCACCTGAATTGTAAAATGGACATATCCTATTAGAATATTCAAGAGAAATAGCCACAGAAGAAGGGGAGAGGCTGAATGCCCTATGTGATTAATATATTCAAATTTATAGCAGAGGAGGATATTCTCCATGAGGGTGATGTCTTCTTCAAAGATACTCAAAGAATCTAACCAATCCCTAGTTCAGATTATTATATAGGTTGGCGTACATCTTTGCATTTAAGTTTACTTAAACCATTGTCTAGTAGAGAAAGTTCTATAATTTACTGGATTCTTGCACACTCTTTTAAGCCATTATCTCCTAACGAAGTGTAGGAAACCTTGTTCTGTAAACTATGGACTAGTATACAAAAGTCCTAGAAATCTACTAGATTCCTACATGCTCCTTTAATCCAATTTTTATAGATGACATGTAGGGGGCCTTGCTACGCTTGATTAGAGATTTGTGTCATGTTGATCTATTCTCTAGGTCCCAGATCATGGCAGATGAGAAGAATTAGCTTTCCAGTGCAGTGCTTTCAAAATCTGGTTATGGGTCAACAATTCACTGAACCTCCCACATACATTCTACAATCTTAAGATTCTAGCTTATCATTCTACTGAATCTCTTATCTACATCCCACGGTAACAAGATTTCTAGTTAATCATGTTATTAGTTAAATTTTCACATCTGAATATTATCATATGAGTCTACTAAATAATATCTGTGTATAATTTCCAGGCACTCCTGCAGACTGTGCTTCCTTGGGAATCTCTGGCAAACTTTTTGATGGTGTAATTCCTGATTTGGTAAACTCAAAGCTGAATATTATTGTCCTACATTCTCTAACATACTTTATGTTAccgaaatatttttttctactgTTATTCACTTATACAATTTTCTGGAAAATATTACTTAGTTGTAGATCTTGCATATACTTAACTAACTTGAGCTTTTCTATTACTTGAGCACTTACTCATTTTTTCATCATACAGGTGATCAGTGGCATCAATATCGGTTCCAACTGTGGATATCATGTGTTAGTAATGCATTATTCTTGCATTCTATTACATCTGCCTATTTAATTTTAATAGTTATATTCTACAACAAGTGAGACTGTAATCTAAGTATTTAAGTTGTtgtgaaaggaaaaaaagaaaatgacaatCTCTGCATCTTGTCTACATAACAAATACTTCAAATAAGTCAGAACATTTTGTTTATTTTAATTACTAATAAATAATATTGGGGTCATTattgcttgttgttgttgttgttgttgttgttctaacaaataatattgttattttttttgtttaagaATAGGAAATATTGTATGCTTTCTACAACATTCTTCTACTTGGAAAATCTTGGAATTTGTaggtttttattaaattattcacTGGATTTTGTTATAACATGCTAAGAATTTTAACTCATTCTGTCTATTCAATGTCATCTTCGATAATGAACTGcactaatatatttatttatgcatTTATGAAGAAACCGACATCTCTTGGTACTAAAGCACTATACAGTGAAAAGCAACCTTTATGTAGGATTTTAAGACTAAAAAAGTATACCCCATAACAAGAAATTATGGATTAAAAGTTTAGTCCTAAAATTACACAATGATATCTCTAAATATACATTGTACCATAAAGGAAAATAAGACAACTGTTGTTCCCATGGGTAATTGTTCTTGCTATAACTTCTCGATGTTCAAAAGATGCACTCAGTTTGTTCATTGAAGCTCAACACGAAAGCTATATTCGTATTTCATTGATATGTAGGGTATACTCTGGGACAGTAGCTGGTGCTCGAGAAGCATTTTTATATGGTGTACCTGCATTAGCTATATCACATAACTGGTATGTTGGGTCTTTTATCATTTTGTTATTGATCACTCAttaatttctctttctttttgtatAGGTTCCTTACTAAGTTaattaagatatatattttttcttactaAGTAATTGACTATGCATCTAATTAATTTAATGACAATGGTAGCAAAAGACTTGAGAGTAATGACTCTATTTTTGGTATTTAGTACTTCTGTTGTTTTGAGCTTTTCTTGATTTCCTGAATTGGGTCAAGCAATCTAGATCATGGTTCAAGGGGCCTGGGGAGTGATCTCTTCCTTAAACCCAAAAAATTTATCATTGGTTGATACATGAAATTGTCGATTTGTTTAGGTCCAAAAGCATATTATACATGTGATACTTTTACAAGAACATCATTTGTCATACCCTTCTCGATGTAAGATTTTAAGACACAAACTAAAATAACAGAGAAATATTAACTAAATTTCCAagacagactttgtttagctgcTCTAAATGGTTTCTACTATTCACTCAGTAGTCAGTACACATTCTCTTGTACTAAAATATTATACTTGATGTTtttatttgattcatcatttatgtcattttttatcTTGTCCTATGATGTTCCAATTCCAACATTAAATGTTATCCTAATGTCTATGAGAATAAGGACAtcttattttcatttaatttttgTTCTTGTATACAGTGACTAAAATTTTCAACATTGCAATTCATCTTTTTAATTATCACATTATTTTTCTTTGCCAAGATCTGTTTCTTGTTTTTGTATATTATTATTCATCCATGTGTTTTATTATCTTTACTCTTTATTATACAGATTACAGACaactaattttattttcattgttcatattaaattttttatttagattaaattattttGTGATTGTTTCTTACACATATCATAGTGGGCCACCTAAGGATAAATTGTCTCCATTCTGTGGGCATGTACTAGCTTACTATGTCTGGTTTGAAATTTCAATTTTCATGGATAACAGATTTAGCATCTGTTAATTGGAACAATCCATTTAATCAATAGTAGAATGGATCATTAATCAGGAAGAACACAAGTGAACTACTATTAGAACATGTGGGAAGTGTCAGGGGCATACCAGAACATGGGACTGCCACTGTCTCATTTCACATGATTATTTTTGTGATTGTGATGCCCTGGTTGTCGCATATAAGGTGTTGATCATAGTTTTATACTATAGGATAAGTACAATATTACATGGATAAGGTAAACATGTCATGCAAATGTGTTGTTTAGGTATATTATGAACAGGTATCTTGGTGGACTAGATTTGAGGTTATATAATGAATGTTTTTCATAGATGAGAAGCTATTCTATTTGGTTGACTGTTTATTCTTTTCCATATCTCCAGTAGTATATAGTTTCTAGTGGAACTAGGCGATACTTTATTTGTaccactttttctttttctcaggaAGGGAAGAAAGAGTGACGTTCATGACCTGAAGCTAGCTGCAGATGTTTGCTTGCCCCTCATAAATGCTGTATTATATGAGCTTAAAGCCAAGGCATATCCTGAAGGTTCATTTTTGAATGTAGATGTGCCTACGGATGTTGCAAATCACAAGGTAATCCATGAGACACAACATCTCTTAAGGCATCACATATTTAACACATACGTATTATAAAGATTCGTATTTTAGAAACTATTTCTTCATTTTTGGTACAATAAGTAATGCTTGAACTGTAGTCCTTGGTATGTGAACCTTTTTGAAGTCATCACTTAAACAAGTTATGATACTCTCGACATTTATGATAATATTAGACAACCTAAAATTTGCTCTTCTGAGTGAAACATGCCAGTACTATTATTTTAATTGTTTAGCACTGCTGGTTGGAATTGGAAATGTAATCATTTGGCTTCTAGACAGCCTCAATATCCTTCTAGATTCTGATCCTAATGATCATAATATTTCCTAATTTCTATAGGAATGACAGTCTAGTATTTTGCCTCAAAAGTCGGGATACACTGAAAAATTACTTTTTTATTCCTTAGTGAAACACATCTGTGACATGTCCCATTCACAGTATCAAAATACCTCTGAAAATCATGTCCTTTGTAAATTTTTCTCTATAGTCTTTTCTCCTATATTATGTTAGTCCAAAATATCACTTAATGGTGTTAATTTACTCTTCCTTAAGAAAAATATTGATATAGCAAAAATagggatttttttctttttctatagtAATTATTTCTTTTCCTACATGTTTGTTGCAGAATACTTTTGTTATGCTTTtcctttttatcattttttttattcttaacaTTCTGTACTATGTTCATTTTATTAACATACTTCAACATAAATTTAGTGTATCATGTGTTGGATCATTTGGCTTCTTATAGATCATCTTCtttggttgttcgacatataataTGTTTCGGTACAACTAATGTTATGTGCCAATATTTGTGGCATGTCATGATTGTTCTGCATAGCTTGGTAAGCATTTGCTGTTGCTGTTTGTTTATTTTGTTTGCTGTGATTGCCAACAGGGATTCAAGATAACAAAGCAGGGAAAATTCATGACCAGAATTGGTTGGGAGCAAACATATTCCAGCACACCAGCACTAGAAAGCTATCAGACTGCAAATATGAACATTGACTCTGGATCAGGCCCTGCAAACAATGCTTCATCAGCTCTAGTGGAAGATGAACTTTTGTTTAAAAGAGTGGTATATATTTGCTTCTTTTCAGCCATGTGCTGAGTTTACAATCCTTTCTGCACATAAAATCGTAACATGTTGCTTCTTTATTTTGTCTTGCCGTTAATACTTATTGCATTTAATTTCTCATACCTTTGTACTTTTGAATGTTGTTTGTTCTCTGCTTTTGCATTCCATTATCCAGTAGTGTGTTAATACCAATTTGATTGAATTTATACATATTTTGCAACTATTCCAAACTGCTCATTAGTATGATGACAAGTTATGTCACCGAAAGCGTTTTCTATAAGGTCTATCATTATACTACTCATTTGGGGAATTCACTGTAGTCAAATTTGATGGCCTTTTCTTGAGATTGAGGTATGATTATATTTGTAAAGGTAACATGAAGTGGTTCTGATGTCATGTGTCTTTTTCCTCCTTTGCTTTATCCTGTGATTTAGGTAAAAGCTTTGTTAGTTGGTACATGCTATGTTTGTTAGATTTTCTCTGTCTATGTTTGTTGGTACATGCTACTGCATCTTGATTGTTATAATATGCTTTTATATTTCTTTGCGCCTATCTTGGGTCTATTTTAAACAGAATCCTTTATTAAAGCACTTGTAAAAGAGACATAAAAGTGAATATATAAATGCTAAAGTTTAAGAGCTCCATCTTACCTATCTTTATTGAAAAACTAATCCaggaaatttaaatattttatattatttgttttagaatttatgagttttaaaattattttacacAATTTTTA comes from the Musa acuminata AAA Group cultivar baxijiao chromosome BXJ1-10, Cavendish_Baxijiao_AAA, whole genome shotgun sequence genome and includes:
- the LOC135595452 gene encoding uncharacterized protein LOC135595452 isoform X1 encodes the protein MDDAAIAGSRPALLITNDDGIDAPGLRFLVDLLVAADRYRVLVCAPDSDKSGVGHCITWHRALSAKRAEIMGATAFAVSGTPADCASLGISGKLFDGVIPDLVISGINIGSNCGYHVVYSGTVAGAREAFLYGVPALAISHNWKGRKSDVHDLKLAADVCLPLINAVLYELKAKAYPEGSFLNVDVPTDVANHKGFKITKQGKFMTRIGWEQTYSSTPALESYQTANMNIDSGSGPANNASSALVEDELLFKRVVITKNDVEEEEDTDHRALEEGYITITPLGALSHTEMEAVPYFKGWLMRLAERTSSSSL
- the LOC135595452 gene encoding uncharacterized protein LOC135595452 isoform X2, producing MDDAAIAGSRPALLITNDDGIDAPGLRFLVDLLVAADRYRVLVCAPDSDKSGVGHCITWHRALSAKRAEIMGATAFAVSGTPADCASLGISGKLFDGVIPDLVISGINIGSNCGYHVVYSGTVAGAREAFLYGVPALAISHNWKGRKSDVHDLKLAADVCLPLINAVLYELKAKAYPEGSFLNVDVPTDVANHKGFKITKQGKFMTRIGWEQTYSSTPALESYQTANMNIDSGSGPANNASSALVEDELLFKRVVITKNDVEEEEDTDHRALEEGYITITPLGALSHTEMEAVPYFKGSKT